The window GTTCGGCCAGCGCGACCGCTTCGGCCAGGGTGTCCACCACGGGCACGCCCGCCGCCTCCAGGCTGCCGCGGCTGTGCGAACCGCCGGTGTAGAGGACGGCGCGCGCGCCCACATGGGCGGCGGCCACGGCGTCGTCCACCGCGTCGCCGATGACCACGGCACGGCTGGGAGAGACGTCCCCGAGCACCTCGAAGTGCCGCTCCATGTGCTGCGCCTTGCTGCCGCCGGAGGGACCCGTACGCCCGTCGACCCGCACGAAGTGGCGTTCGATGCCGTACCCCCGCACCACGGGCACCAGGTGCTCATGACCGTACATGCTCAGCAGGGACTGACTCCGCCCGCCGCGGCTCCACCTGGCCAGCAGCTCCTCGACCCCGGCGGTCAGACCGCAGGCGACCCGCTGCTCGGCGTAGTGGCGGTGGAAGAGGGCGTCCATCCGCTCCCACTCCGCGGGGGTGGGCAGCCGCCCCATGAGCCGCTCGTAGAACCTGGGTATCGGGACGCAGTACGTCTCGCGGTACTGCTCGAGGGTGAGCGGCGCAAGGTCGACCTCCGCGAACGCGGCGTTCGTCGCCCCGAGGACGGCGTCGATGTCGTCGAGCAGTGTCCCGTTCCAGTCCCAGACCAGATGGGTGCGGTGCTTCCCCGTTGTCTCCATGAGGAAAAAAATACCCGCCACCTGCGACAGCGACCCCGGCGAGAGTGCTCCGGGGGCGGACCGCCGGTACGTGACCGACCGGCGGGCGGGGCGGGCGGCGCCCCGGCGAGCGGGCGAGCGGCTGCCGGGTCAGGCGATCAGGCCGGGGATCTCCTGGATGCCGAACCACAGGAGTTCGTGGTCCTCGGCACCGTCCACCGTGAACCGGGCGTCGTCGTCCCCGAGATCCGCGGCTCCGAGGGCGGCCGCCGCGGCGGTGACGTCCTTCTCGGCGTCGTCGGCGTCCACGTGGACCGCGGCGGCCTTCGCCAGCGGCACCGCGTCCGCGAGACGCACCTCACCGACCGAGGACGCGTCCAGGACGTGGCCGGGCTCGGCGGTCACCGCGCCGTCCGGCACGTCCAGGGCCACGACGACACGCCGCCGGGACTCGTCCGGCCTCCCGGCGATCAGCCGAAGCGAGGCGGAGGCCGCGCGGTTGAGCGCGGCGTACTCCAACTCCTCGATGTCGTCGGAGACGTACCACTCACGCAGACCGGGCGTCACCGCGTACGCGGTCAGCGGCCCCGGACCGATCTCGCCGGTCGCGTGCACCGAGGCGAGACCGGAGAGGGTCAGGGGGACGTACACGCGCATGGCTGACCGCTTTCGTAAGTCGACGACGCCCTCAGGATACGTGCGAGGTCCCCCTTCGGGGTTGCCCGTCTGCCCTCCGGCGTCCACCCCGCGACGGCCGTCACTCTCCTCGATCCCTTGCGGCGCACGGCACATCACCCTGATAGGTGATCCCGCAGGCTGCTCGATCGGCCCCAAAGGCCGCTTGCGGGCCCGCGGACCGGCCCCGTAGAAGAGCCCCAGCAGAAGTTACCGCCCGGTACTCGCCCGGGCCACGGACAGCAGCCACGGGGGCTATGAGCATGAGCACGGACAGGACGAGGCCGGCCGGCCGACGCGACCGCACCAGGCCGGGCACCGTACCGGCACAACGGACACCGCTGCGGCCACGGCGGCCGCTGCGCCCGCACCAGTGGTTCGCGGAACGCCTTCTCGCGGTCCTCAGCGGCCAGCGACCGGTGCACTGGATGCTCGGCCACACGATCGGCGAGGCCTACGACCAGCTCGCCGAGCTGGCCCCGGACGCCCCGCTCGGCGCGGGGTGCAGGCGCCCCGTCGTACGCGCCTGCCACGGCAGCCAGCCCGCCACCGGGGTGGTCGAGGCCTTCGCCAGCATCGCCACGGGCGAGCAGGTCCGCGCGATGGCGTTCCGCCTGGAACAGGGTCCGGACCAGCGCTGGCGCTGCGCCGCCGTCGACTTGGGCGGCGAGCGCCTCCCGGCGGTCCGCTGAGCGCCGGGGCACGCATCGGACGGACAGGTGACTGCCGCGTGGGCGTACCGCGGGGCGCGGTCGGCGACCCTGAGGACCGTGGTGGCCCTCGGGGCGCGGTGAGGCAGTGCGGCCCCTGAGGAACCGTGGCTGCACCTCCGGGGCGCAGGTGCAGCCACCCTCAGCCCTCGGAGCGCAGTGAGGACACCCCGGAAAGGACCGTGGTGTCCCCTCCGGGCGCTGTGAAGCCGCCCAGAGGACCGTGGTGGCCCCTCTCCGGCTCCGTCGTGGG is drawn from Streptomyces sp. NBC_00178 and contains these coding sequences:
- a CDS encoding HAD family hydrolase; translation: METTGKHRTHLVWDWNGTLLDDIDAVLGATNAAFAEVDLAPLTLEQYRETYCVPIPRFYERLMGRLPTPAEWERMDALFHRHYAEQRVACGLTAGVEELLARWSRGGRSQSLLSMYGHEHLVPVVRGYGIERHFVRVDGRTGPSGGSKAQHMERHFEVLGDVSPSRAVVIGDAVDDAVAAAHVGARAVLYTGGSHSRGSLEAAGVPVVDTLAEAVALAELMAD
- a CDS encoding Rv3235 family protein, with protein sequence MSTDRTRPAGRRDRTRPGTVPAQRTPLRPRRPLRPHQWFAERLLAVLSGQRPVHWMLGHTIGEAYDQLAELAPDAPLGAGCRRPVVRACHGSQPATGVVEAFASIATGEQVRAMAFRLEQGPDQRWRCAAVDLGGERLPAVR
- a CDS encoding DUF6912 family protein translates to MRVYVPLTLSGLASVHATGEIGPGPLTAYAVTPGLREWYVSDDIEELEYAALNRAASASLRLIAGRPDESRRRVVVALDVPDGAVTAEPGHVLDASSVGEVRLADAVPLAKAAAVHVDADDAEKDVTAAAAALGAADLGDDDARFTVDGAEDHELLWFGIQEIPGLIA